The window CAATTGATATGTCTTTCCAATGAGGGGTCATTTACCGGTCTTCTCCAGTCTTGATTGCTATGGTACTGACATTCAAATTGGGTCACTTGACCGCACCAACCTTTATCAATTATTTCTTTTACTTTATGGTAGAGGGCGTAATACCTGTATTGATGTCCCACCTGCAATATGGTAGAGGACCCGTTCACTTTATCCGCTAATTGATTAGCTTCATCTATTGAATAGGTGATGGTTTTCTCTACATAAATATGTTTCCCTGCATCAATGGCATCCATTGCCATTGGAAAATGCAAAAACAAGGGAGTAGCAATAATTACTGCCTCTATATCGGATTGGTCAAGCAATTCTCTATAATCGGCGTATCCTTTTGCCCGCTTATCTGCATGGGCCAGGCCTTTGTCAAGATTTGCCTTAATTGTATCACAACATGCTACAAGGGAAATCATTGGTAAATTTTTCATTAAAGAAGCCAACCCCACTCCCCTACTTCCACAACCAATCAGCCCAACCTTAAGAGGGGTTTTCTCGGATTTACCATAAGAAAAAGGAGACAATGCAGAAAGACTAAGGCTTGAAGCAGCCATGGCACTGGTTAATATAAATTTTCTTCGCGTATTCATTCTTTATCAATAATATCGTTAACGTTACCGAATTAAAAATTAAAGAAACGAATTTTTTTTAAAAAATCTAAATATCATCAAGTTTTTCATTCAATAACAACCCTGAGAAAGGCTTTTTTAGAGATTTTCCCGAAAATAGGATCAACTTTAAGCCGATTATTTTTAAAATTTGATTCTATACTTTAACTTAAAGGGTTATAAAAAGAGGCTTTACTTCCTTTAATTCATTGGAAATATTTGGTTCTTACACTTTAAACAAAATGCATTTCGTAAAATAACATATCTATATTCAATTTAAGACAACAGAACTCATTGAAACACACCATATTCATGAAGTATTAAATTAATTTAAAACCAAAATGCTTCTGTACAAAAATTTTGTCATTCAACTAATTACGATTAAAACAACTAGAATAATTAAAAATATAATTATACTTCCTACAATTGAATCTGTTAAATCAGCAGAATGAATTCACTCTGATGTAAAGGTTTGTATTTCATTATTTGCCAAAAATCAATTGATATTATGGTTAACTATACGAAGCTATTTCGAAATTATAGTCGTAAAACGAATTATTCTTTTAATTTTGGAGGTCAATTCAATCAATTACGAATAAGGTCATTAGAATCTTTACTTCATTTAATAGAATATAATTACCTAAAGTAGGACATATTAGGATGGAATGCATATGAAAAAACAAAATAGCCAAACGGGAGTAAAAGAAATAGCCAAACGAGGAAATGTATCCATTGCCACAGTAGACCGAGTAATTCACAATAGACCAGGGGTTTCTGCAAAGACCAAAGCAAAAATTGAAGCGATCATCAAAGAACTGAATTATCAACCCAACGTATTAGCCAGCCGGTTATCTTCCGGAAAAGTTTTTCATTTTGCAGTGCTTATACCAAAATCCTCTGTGTACTCAGATTTCTGGGAGGCACCTTTAAAAGGTATAATGAAAGCCGACTCAGAAATCAAACAATATGGAATCACTATAGAGAATTTTCTTTTCGACCTGACAAAGAAAGATTCATTTATTCAGGCAACTGAAGAAATTAAAGAAAAAAATATTGATGGCGTACTAATGTCTCCTTCTTTTGTCAAAGAAGCAGATGATTTCTTCCTTTATTGCCAAGCCAATAATATTCCGGTAGTATGTATAGATAGTAATATTGAAGCACAAGGAAGTCTATCTTATATAGGTCCTCCATTATTTGAAAGTGGATATTTGGGAGGCAGCCTATGTAAATTGGGGCTTTCGGACAACCCCAAAATATTAATCGTTAACATCGCCAAACAAAAGAAAAGTTTTAATTTAGAACAAATTGAAGCAGGTTTTAAAAAGTTTTTCGCCAGCCCTCCAAACGAGGCGACTTGTGTAAATCTAAATATCCAAGACATTGATCAGGAATCTGTAGAATTACACCTACAAAAAGCTTTTTTACAAAACCCGGACATCGAAGCAATATTCGTCACCAACTCAAGAGTTTTTGCAGTTGCGGAATACCTTAAAAAGAAAGGCTTAACTGACCTCATGCTAGTAGGCTATGATTTCCTCAAAGAAAACCAAAAGCACTTACAACAAGGCACTATAAACTTTTTAATTTGCCATAAACCTGAAGAGCAAGGGTACAAAGGAATTATGAGCTTGTACCATTCTTTGGCTTTAAATCTACCGGTGGAAAAAATCTATTACATGCCAATTGACATTGTTACCAAGGAAAACCAAAAATTTTACAGATAGAATGCAAAGGAAGCCAAAAATGGCTTCCTTTTTTGTTTCATGTAA of the Cyclobacterium marinum DSM 745 genome contains:
- a CDS encoding Gfo/Idh/MocA family protein, which translates into the protein MNTRRKFILTSAMAASSLSLSALSPFSYGKSEKTPLKVGLIGCGSRGVGLASLMKNLPMISLVACCDTIKANLDKGLAHADKRAKGYADYRELLDQSDIEAVIIATPLFLHFPMAMDAIDAGKHIYVEKTITYSIDEANQLADKVNGSSTILQVGHQYRYYALYHKVKEIIDKGWCGQVTQFECQYHSNQDWRRPVNDPSLERHINWRMYKEYSGGLMTELCAHQIDIVNWFVGTSPEKVTGMGSLDYWKDGRENFDHVRATYYYSKGIISNISSILTNAYKGYSMNILGTEGTVEILRNKAFIYAEPKKLELGTVDGVSGATIKNGSGDDAQPINFESKDGKDLDPTSYALMDFVGCIRESRQPFCDVNQGRATATAVHLGNKAMEEEKYQYWSKL
- a CDS encoding LacI family DNA-binding transcriptional regulator is translated as MKKQNSQTGVKEIAKRGNVSIATVDRVIHNRPGVSAKTKAKIEAIIKELNYQPNVLASRLSSGKVFHFAVLIPKSSVYSDFWEAPLKGIMKADSEIKQYGITIENFLFDLTKKDSFIQATEEIKEKNIDGVLMSPSFVKEADDFFLYCQANNIPVVCIDSNIEAQGSLSYIGPPLFESGYLGGSLCKLGLSDNPKILIVNIAKQKKSFNLEQIEAGFKKFFASPPNEATCVNLNIQDIDQESVELHLQKAFLQNPDIEAIFVTNSRVFAVAEYLKKKGLTDLMLVGYDFLKENQKHLQQGTINFLICHKPEEQGYKGIMSLYHSLALNLPVEKIYYMPIDIVTKENQKFYR